In Rutidosis leptorrhynchoides isolate AG116_Rl617_1_P2 chromosome 2, CSIRO_AGI_Rlap_v1, whole genome shotgun sequence, one genomic interval encodes:
- the LOC139893044 gene encoding systemin receptor SR160-like, protein MMTTTMMIMMMMKAFGFLLIFSLLLSVNADVNESHLLLSFKSSVDSRNPNVLSNWLAQNQVCNFIGVICKNSKVVSIDLSGTNLMSSFDIISMDLMSLPFLETLILNNCNLTGAFTYDSSHSQCSPSLTFIDLSQNDISGDFSGVTTFTPCSKLSSFNLSSNGIEFNGVKLNLKPPEIKVIDLSYNRITSNGVVNWVLSNGCSELKYLSLTGNKVAGDLPEFGCPNLEYLDLSANNFSTGFPSFRDCSSLQHLDLSSNKFSGEVSGVLSSCNRLRYLNLTQNHLSGEVPAFPVNGNLRYLYLSTNHFQGGFSEHIINQCSTLVELNVSGNNLSGTVPAGLKSCSLLETVDISRNNFSGELPIETLLQVSNLKTLALAFNNFIGFLPESLSKMTNLEILDVSSNKISGGVPSGLCQDTNTSLKVLYLQNNWLTGPIPSSLSNCSQLVSLDLSFNYLTGKIPTSFQYLSKLQDLIIWFNELDGEIPHELMYIKPLQNLILDFNYLSGSIPHTLSNCTNLNWISLSNNKLSGEIPASLGSLSNLAILKLGNNSFSGNIPVELGDCTSLIWLDLNTNELTGIIPPDLFKQSGYIADAYLTGKPYVYIKNDGSEQCHGAGNLLEFGGIREEDLGRMAERHPCNFTRVYKGITEPTFNHNGSMMFLDLSYNKLQGGMPMELGSMYYLFILNLGHNELTGSITEALGSLKNVAILDLSYNRLNGSIPNSLTSLTMLGEVDLSNNNLSGLIPQSAPFDTFPQNSFLNNSGLCGYPLPKCESNLGAKSDHRKMNRKQASLAGSIAMGLLFSVFCIFAVIMVVAEIKKRKKKLADAAMDSTIEGGRNGNSYSGGRGDSAWRLTSNREALSISLAAFEKPLRKLTFADLLDATNGFHDDSLIGSGGFGDVYRAQLKDGSTVAIKKLIQVSGQGDREFMAEMETIGKIKHRNLVPLLGYCRVKEERLLVYEFMKYGSLDNVLLNREKIGIKLNWAARRKIAIGAARGLAFLHHNCIPHIIHRDMKSSNVLIDENLEARVSDFGMARLVNAMETHLSVSTLAGTPGYVPPEYYQSFRCSTKGDVYSYGVVLLELLTGKQPTDSPDFGDNNLVGWVKQHAKLRISDVFDPELLKEDPSLEIELLQHLRVAVACLEDRPWKRPTMIQVMAMFKEIQAGSAFESTTSDVTTTDDASFSVEMTIKEDGELGT, encoded by the coding sequence ATGATGACGacgacgatgatgataatgatgatgatgaaagcatTTGGTTTTTTGTTAATTTTCTCTCTGTTACTTTCTGTTAATGCTGACGTCAATGAATCTCACTTGCTTTTATCCTTTAAATCTTCTGTTGATTCTAGAAACCCAAATGTTTTATCAAATTGGTTAGCTCAAAATCAGGTATGTAATTTCATTGGCGTTATTTGCAAGAACAGTAAAGTTGTATCTATAGATCTGAGTGGTACAAATTTAATGTCATCTTTTGATATAATCTCAATGGATTTAATGTCACTTCCGTTTCTCGAAACCCTAATCTTGAATAATTGTAATCTCACCGGAGCTTTTACTTATGATTCTTCGCATTCGCAATGTAGTCCatcgttgacttttattgacttatcACAAAATGATATTTCTGGTGATTTTTCGGGTGTAACGACGTTCACGCCGTGTAGTAAGCTCAGTTCTTTTAACTTGTCAAGTAACGGGATTGAGTTTAACGGCGTTAAGTTAAACTTGAAGCCGCCGGAAATTAAGGTGATTGATTTGTCTTATAACCGGATAACGTCAAATGGTGTGGTTAATTGGGTTTTATCAAATGGGTGTTCGGAGCTCAAGTATTTGTCTTTGACCGGAAACAAGGTCGCCGGAGACTTGCCGGAGTTTGGTTGTCCTAATTTGGAGTATTTAGATCTTTCTGCAAACAATTTCTCAACTGGGTTTCCTTCGTTTCGTGATTGTTCGAGCTTACAACATCTTGATTTATCATCCAACAAGTTTTCCGGTGAAGTTTCCGGTGTTTTGTCGTCTTGTAACCGTCTCAGATACCTTAACCTCACACAGAACCATTTATCCGGCGAGGTACCGGCTTTTCCGGTGAACGGTAACTTACGGTATCTGTATCTATCTACTAATCATTTTCAAGGTGGGTTTTCTGAGCACATTATAAATCAGTGTTCAACGTTAGTGGAGCTGAATGTTTCCGGCAATAATCTTTCCGGCACAGTTCCGGCAGGGTTAAAGTCTTGTTCTTTACTGGAAACTGTTGATATTTCCCGGAATAATTTCTCCGGTGAGTTACCCATTGAAACCCTTTTGCAAGTTAGTAACTTGAAGACCTTAGCGTTGGCATTTAACAATTTCATTGGTTTTTTGCCTGAATCTTTATCAAAAATGACTAATTTGGAGATTTTGGATGTGAGTTCTAACAAGATCTCAGGTGGGGTTCCTTCTGGTTTATGTCAAGATACAAATACTAGTTTAAAAGTGTTGTATCTTCAAAACAATTGGTTAACAGGTCCAATACCTTCAAGTCTTAGTAACTGTTCTCAATTAGTTTCTCTTGATTTGAGTTTTAATTATCTCACTGGCAAAATCCCTACGAGTTTTCAGTACTTGTCGAAACTTCAAGATTTAATCATCTGGTTTAATGAGTTAGACGGCGAAATCCCACATGAACTCATGTATATTAAGCCACTACAGAACTTAATTCTTGATTTCAATTATTTGTCTGGCTCAATACCACATACATTGAGTAACTGCACCAATTTGAATTGGATTTCGTTATCAAACAATAAGTTATCTGGAGAAATTCCGGCTTCTCTTGGTAGTTTATCGAATCTAGCCATTCTTAAGCTTGGAAACAACTCATTTTCCGGCAACATTCCAGTGGAACTCGGGGATTGTACAAGTTTAATTTGGTTAGATCTTAATACTAACGAGTTAACCGGAATTATCCCACCTGATTTATTTAAACAGTCTGGTTACATTGCTGATGCTTATCTCACCGGTAAACCGTACGTTTATATCAAGAACGATGGTAGTGAACAATGTCACGGTGCGGGAAATTTGCTCGAATTTGGCGGGATTCGAGAAGAAGATTTGGGTCGAATGGCCGAGCGACATCCATGTAATTTCACTCGGGTTTATAAAGGAATAACAGAGCCGACTTTTAACCATAACGGATCGATGATGTTTCTTGATCTTTCATATAACAAGTTGCAGGGTGGGATGCCAATGGAGCTTGGATCGATGTACTATCTGTTCATATTGAATTTAGGTCATAATGAGCTAACCGGGTCGATTACCGAAGCGCTTGGGAGCTTAAAGAATGTTGCGATCCTTGATTTGTCGTATAATCGACTCAATGGTTCTATTCCAAATTCGTTAACGAGTCTTACGATGCTTGGAGAGGTCGATTTATCAAACAATAACTTATCGGGTCTCATTCCACAATCAGCCCCGTTTGATACGTTCCCTCAAAATAGTTTCTTGAATAATTCCGGGTTATGTGGGTATCCGTTACCCAAATGCGAGTCGAACTTAGGTGCCAAATCTGATCACCGAAAGATGAACCGAAAACAGGCGTCGTTGGCTGGAAGTATCGCAATGGGGTTGTTGTTTTCTGTTTTTTGTATCTTTGCAGTTATTATGGTTGTGGCGGAGatcaagaaaagaaagaaaaagcttGCAGATGCCGCCATGGATTCAACCATCGAGGGCGGCAGAAATGGAAACTCGTATTCCGGTGGGCGGGGTGATAGTGCGTGGCGGCTTACTAGTAACCGAGAGGCTTTAAGCATTAGTCTAGCCGCTTTTGAAAAACCGCTTCGAAAGCTAACATTTGCGGATCTTCTCGACGCCACAAACGGGTTCCATGACGATAGTCTTATCGGGTCAGGCGGGTTTGGTGACGTCTACCGAGCCCAACTGAAAGACGGCAGTACGGTTGCTATCAAGAAACTCATACAAGTAAGCGGTCAAGGTGATCGAGAGTTCATGGCGGAAATGGAAACTATCGGAAAAATCAAGCATCGAAACCTTGTCCCGTTACTAGGCTACTGTCGAGTTAAAGAAGAACGGCTTTTGGTTTACGAGTTCATGAAGTACGGGAGCTTAGATAATGTGTTACTAAATCGAGAAAAAATCGGGATCAAGCTTAATTGGGCCGCAAGAAGAAAAATCGCGATTGGTGCAGCCCGGGGGTTAGCGTTTCTTCATCATAACTGTATTCCGCACATTATCCATCGGGACATGAAATCGAGCAATGTTTTAATAGATGAAAATTTGGAGGCCCGGGTGTCGGATTTTGGTATGGCCCGCCTTGTGAACGCGATGGAGACTCATTTGAGTGTTAGCACATTGGCTGGAACACCGGGCTATGTCCCACCAGAATACTACCAAAGTTTTCGGTGTTCAACAAAAGGAGACGTTTATAGTTACGGGGTTGTGTTACTTGAGCTGTTAACGGGTAAACAACCGACGGATTCACCAGATTTTGGAGACAATAATCTTGTCGGGTGGGTGAAACAACACGCGAAATTAAGAATCAGCGATGTGTTTGATCCGGAATTATTAAAAGAAGATCCGAGTTTAGAAATCGAGCTTTTACAACATTTGAGAGTTGCGGTTGCTTGTTTAGAAGATCGACCATGGAAACGGCCCACAATGATTCAGGTTATGGCTATGTTTAAAGAGATCCAAGCGGGGTCAGCGTTTGAATCCACGACATCCGATGTCACAACGACCGATGATGCCAGTTTCAGCGTTGAGATGACGATAAAAGAAGACGGGGAACTAGGTACATAG